In Fusobacteria bacterium ZRK30, the DNA window CATCCATATACAAAGAAGATTGCATTAACAAACATTACTATTGCAATAACTAAAAAACAGAAAGAATATCCTTTAAATCCCACAAGTAAACCGATAATAGTTGTCCCCAAAAAAGCACCAACATTAACAAATGAATACTGAGTAGAAAACGCACCGTCTAATTCCCCGGGATCATCAAAAAGTCTACCTGTTATAGCGTTTGTCTGGCACTTAAATAACCCTGTACCTAAAGACAGCAAGATAATCATCAAGTTAACCATCCCGGTACTATTAGCCTGCCATCCCACTAAGTAACCTGCTCCCATGAGTAACATACCGATAGGCACAAGGTATCTGGCTCCAAATACTTTATCTGAAAGATATCCCCCGATTATTGGCGCTAAATAAGTAAATGCTACCAAGTTGGCTGTCATCTTTGCTGCATCCCCTGGTTCAATACCTAATCCACCATCTGCTATCTTTGCAACTAAGAATACTGCGATTAACCACTTAGCTGAATAAAACGAAAATCTTTCCAATACGAAAGCCATTGAACACACGTAAAATCCAAACGGCTTTTTTCCTGCTTTTTCCATCTTTTTTACCCCCCGATTAAAAAAATTGATATTGCTTTTGTATTTATAAAAAATCAAGTTACTACCTTAAAATCAGATAGTAACTTGATTTTAAATACCATAACTATATATTACTAATCAAACTTCTAATATAACTCATAAATTATTTTACCTTTCATTCTGTGCTCCTCTCAAGTCATAGGATCTTTAGGTCTATATTATTATTCAGGATTATCTATATAGACAAAGATAAGAAATTTCATCCTCTACTTTTACTAAAAATGAACTATCTGCCTCCACTTCAAAGGTATTTCCTGCTTCTACTTCCTCCCAGTTTTCATTTCCAGGTAACTTTACCGTCATCTTGCCACAAGTTACAGTCATGTATTCCTTCTTCGAAGTTCCGAACTTATATTCGCCGGGAGCCATAACTCCTATTGTTGCTGGACCTTCACTATTTTCAAAACTAAGAGATTTTACCTTCCCATCAAAATATTCATTTGTATTAAACATTAACCTTCCCCCTTATTGTCTATTTAGACATTTTTTTTGATTTTTCTGTACAGCTTCTCATAGCTGTAATTACTGCATCTCTAAGACCTTTTTTCTCCAAAGTAGTTACTGCCTCTATCGTTGTTCCCCCTGGAGAACACACCATGTCTTTAAGCTGACCAGGATGCATTCCAGTTTCCATTACCATTTTAGCCGCTCCTAATACTGTTTGAGCTGCCATTTTATAAGCTTTATCCCTTGGCATACCATCAAGGACTGCCCCGTCAGCCATAGCTTCTATGAACATATAGACATAAGCTGGTGCAGATCCGCTTACAGAGGTAACTACATCCATAAGTTTTTCTTCCACAATCTCGGTACTTCCAAAACTTTCAAATACTCTTATTATCTCTTCTAATTCCTGTGTTCCTGTTAACTTGTTGGGAACCATAGAAGACATTCCCTCTCCCACTAGAGCAGGAGTATTAGGCATAACTCTAACCACCTTTATATTTTTTCCAAAAGCTGTTTCAGTGCTTTCTATACTCTTTCCTGCGGCTATGGTTACAATGATAACATCGTTTTTAACTGTGTCTTTTATCTGTGAAATAACTAAGTCGTATAGATTAGGTTTTACAGCAAGTACCAGTATATCGCTTCCCTTTGCTACTTCTAAATTATCGGTAGTTGTAGTAACTCCGTATTTATCAGCTACACTTTCTAAACTTTTTTTGTTAAGGTCAGATACAAGGATATTTTTCCCTTGGAATATCTCTGCATTTACTACCCCGCCAATCATTGCCTGTGACATATTCCCACAGCCTATAAAACCTATTTTTTTCATTGTTATCCTCCAATTTTTTTATTTTTTCTAAAATTCCTGTTCCGTTCTCTCTATTATCTCATCCTGAAGTGCTTTATCAAGATTCCAGAAGAAATCACTAAACCCTGCAACCCTTACAATAAGATCCTTATACTCTTCAGGATTTTCCTGAGCCTTTAAAAGTATATCCCTGCTGATTATATTAAACTGAATATGGTGGCCGTCTAACTTGAAATACGATCTCACCAGATGAGCCAGGTTGTCTATTCCCTGCTCTCCCTCTACCATGGAAGGCGTAAACTTCTGATTAAGAAGTGTTCCTCCTGTTATCAGGTGATTCATTTTAGATGCCGATTTTATAACTCCTGTAGGTCCTACCCTGTCTACTCCCTTAGATGGTGATATTCCATCTGCCAGAGGTTTATTTGCTTTTCTACCATCTGGAGTGGCTCCTATTACTGCACCAAAATATACATGACAAGTGGTAGGAAGCATGTTTATTCTGTGTTGTCCGCCGTTACAGTTAGGCCTTCCATTTACCTCATTATAGTAAGCATAAAATATCTCCTGCATGATGTCATCTGCATAATCATCATCATTCCCGTATTTAGGAGTTTTGTTGACAACCAGATGAAAGATTTCTTCATGCCCCTCAAAATTATCTTTCGCAGCTTCCAATAATTCCTTCATCGACATCCTTTCTTTATCAAAAACATTGTATTTAATGGATGTCATCATATCTGCAATATTACCTATACCTACTCCCTGGATATACGATGTGTTGTATCTTGCTCCCCCTGCATTATAGTCTTTTCCCTTCGTAATACAGTCATCTATGATTACAGACAGAAATGGTACAGGCATCCTTGTTGCATACAATCTTTCAATTATCCTGTTTCCTTTCACCTTAATATCAATAAAGTGCTTTAATTGCTTTTTATAAGCTTCAAACAGCTCTTCATAAGTAGAAAAAGTTTCCGGATTTCCTGTTTCTATTCCCAGTTTTTTCCCGCTCTGAGGATCGATTCCATTGTGAAGAGTTATTTCTAGTATCTTAGGAAGATTCATATACCCTGTAAGAATATAAGCTTCCTTACCAAAAGCTCCAGTTTCTATACACCCGCTGTTTCCACCGCATCTGGCATCCTCTATTGTTTTTCCTGCAATAAGCATCTCCTGAATTACAGCGTCTGTATTATAAAGTGCAGGCTGTCCCCACCCTTTTCTTACTACTTCTAAAGATTTTTTTAAAAAAGCCTGGGGAGTTTTTTTACTTATGTGAACATTTGAGCTTGGCTGCAATAACTTCAATTCATCCATTACCTGTAGTATGATATAACTTACTTCATTGACACCATCCGATCCGTCTGGCTGAACCCCGCCTGTATTAAGATTAGCAAAATCTGTGTATGTCCCGCTCTCTTTCAGGGTAATTCCTACTTTAGGAGGTGCCGGCTGGTTATTAAACTTTATCCATAGACACTGCAGCAGTTCCTTGGCTTTTTCAGGATCCATCGTTCCTTCATCTACTCCCTTTGTATAAAATGAGTTTAAGTGCTGGTCCAGTCTTCCTGGAGAAAATGAATCCCAAGGATTTAACTCACTGATTACACACAGGTGGATAAACCAGTACATCTGGATAGCTTCTTCAAATGTCTCTGGAGCGTGAGCAGGTACTCTGCTACATCTCTTTGAGATATCTAAAAGTTCCTCTTTTCTTGCAGGATCGCTTTCCTTCTCTGCCATCTCCCTGGCAAGTTTTGAATAACGTTCTCCTAATATCATTACCGCGTCACATGCTATGCTCATTCCCTCTAATTGATGCTTTCTGTCCAAGGCTTTTTCGTCAGTGTGGAAATCCAAAGAGTCTATGGCTTTTTGTATGTCGACTTTAAAATCTAAAAATCCCTTTGTGTATATTTTTCCGTCTGCCACTGTGTGCCCTGGTCCTCTCTGCTCCATAAATTCAGTGAAGATTCCTGCCTGATAGCAAGAGTTCCATTCATCTGTTACATTATTCAATATAGAGTGACGCATAGATCTTTTTTCCCAGTGAGGAATTATTTGTTCTCTTTGGATATCCTTTGCCTCTTCAGATACCTTAAAAGATATCTTCTCTCTCTGATTCATAACCTCAAAATCATCTATAGTATGACAGCATAGTTCTGGATAAGTAGGAGTAACTGCCGGTTTTTCCCCTCTTTCTCCTACAATTAACTCGCCTTCATTTATACACAGTTCTTTTTTACTCATTAACTCCTTTAACACTAGGGCTCTTAGTACTGGTGTGGAGACACTTCCTTCATGTTTTTTATAAACCTCATCTACTATGATTGCTCTTTCCATTGATATTCTAGGCACTGCTTCTACACTTTGCTTTCTAAGTTTTTTTATTCTCTCTGTCATCATAATTATCCCCCCACTTTTACTTTTATTCCTGCTGTTTTAAATTTTTCTGCTATTTTTTTCATCTCATTATCAGATGGTTTTTCTTCCCCTGTTAATTTGTATTCTTTGTCTAATTTTTCATATTTATCCATACCTAATTTATGATATGGAAGCAGGTTCACCTGAAGTATATTAAGTTTTGATAAAAACTTCACACAATTATCCACATGTTCACTGTCATCATTTATACCTTTTATAATTGGCATCCTCACATATATATTCTTACCCAGGCTGGATAATTTTTTTAAATTTTCTAATATCAGTTTATTGGATACCCCGGTATATTTAATATGTTTTTCATCATCAAATATCTTTAAATCATATAAAAATAGGTCTACCTTATCATGGATCTTCTCTATTTTTTCCCAGTCCGAATAACCACAGGTATCAAGAGTAGTATTAATGTTGAAGTTTTTACATCTCTTTAAAACTTCATTTAAAAATTCTCCCTGCATTAAAGGTTCTCCTCCTGAAAAAGTTACTCCTCCTCCTGATTCTTCGTAAAATGGGATATCTTTTTTTATGTGAACCATCAGTTCATTTACATGAACTTCTTTCCCTACATGTTCTTTAGCTTCGCTTATACAAAATTCAGCACACCTGCCACAAGATTTACATTTTTCCAGTTCTACAAAGGGGTTTCCATCCTTTAGCTTTATAGCTTCCTCTCTGCATATCTTTATACATCTTCCGCAATTTGTACACTTGTCTTTACAAGACATAATTTCTTCTTTTAAACTTATATTTTCTGGGTTATGACACCACCAGCACTTTAACGGACATCCTTTAAAAAATATAGTAGTCCTTATACCGGGCCCGTCATGAACTGAATATCTTTGAACATTTACAATTGTCCCTTTCATTTTTCCTCCCTTTTCAGAAGTAATAATTTTATCTGTTTTATTTTTATTTTATACCGAGAGTATATAACATTTTTTTCACTAAGTCTAGACTAATTTTTATATTTATAAACATTTTGTTTACAAATATAAACGAAGTGTTTGTTTTCAACATTATAAAAGACCTCGATATTCTATGTTTATGTTATAAATTAACAATATTTTGGTGATGCCTTTGCAGGTATAATTTCCTGGATAACAAAAAAACCTGTTTTAAAAAACAGGTTTTTTTATTATTTCTTATAGCCGTTAGGTGTTCCTACAGCTATTATTCTTGTTTTCTTACTCGTATTGTTCCCCCAGTTATGGAGAGAATCAGAACTATAGTGTGCACTGTCTCCCGGAAATAGAGTTTCTTCCCTGTCATCCATCACAAGGGTAAGAATTCCTTCTAGTACATATATGAATTCCTCTCCATCATGGGAATATCCCTTTAATCTTTCCTGTTTCTCCTTTGGCAAAATATCTATCATTCTTGGTACCATATCCTTGTCTGTAAGGTTATTACTCAAATGATAGTGGACAAACTGTGAATTAACCAGTTCATAAACTTCCTTTTCATATCCCCGCATTACTACTTTTTTTTCATTTTTTACTTCCACTTCACGGAAAAAATAAGTAAGTTCCACACCTAGTTCCACTGAAATTCTCTGAAGTACATCCACTGAGATAGTTGTAAGACCTCTTTCCAGCTGGGATAAAAATCCTGCAGACAGATCTACTGTTTCTCCCAAAGCCCTTAGTGTCATCCCCTTATTTATTCTGAGCTCTTTTATCTTTTCTCCTATATTTTCACCTATATTCTCTAACATATATACTCCTTATGGGTCTTTACTCTTTGAAAATAGTATACTCGATATATATACAAAAGTCTAACGTTAAAATGTTAATTCTAATACGGATAATCCTTCATTCTCCACAAAATAGGCCGGACCTTACTTAGATTCCCGGCATATACAGCTACACATATATAGAAGATAAATTCAAAGAAAATTCTATATATGAAAGAGAATATTGGTTGTTAGGAAGATAAAAAAATCATATTTAATTCACATAATAAGATATATTTCTCAGAACCTATAGAAATAGATTAATATATTTCCCTCCAAAATACCCTGCGACTATAAATTGTCCAATTCCAAGAATAACTCCAAAAAAATTATAGATGAAAAACTTTTTATAATCCATAGCATATACACCGGAAATAAATGGGGTAATCCATGAAACAGGCCCCATAAACCTTGCTAAAAATACACTGACAGGTCCTGTTTTCATAAAATATGTGACACCTCTATCATAATTTTTTTTATTTATAAATTTTTTGAAAAACCTATATTGAGAAAAAGTTTCGTAAAGTTTCATCCCATATTTCCTTCCGATAAAGTAGCTGATATTATCCCCTATAATTCCGCCTAAATATAATACTACTATGACTTTTCCTATATCTAATCTCCCTGTGCTGGCTAAAATACTTCCAGCCAGAAAAAATATCTCCCCAAAGAATAAAAACGAAAGACCTATAATAGTTTCAATCATGGAACCCATAAATAATATTAAGTAAGCTATACCTTGGTATCTCAGCAAAATTTCTATAAATTTATCAACTTCTGTTATATTCATAAATTTCTCACAACCTTATATTTTTTATTTCTTTTTATTTTTTTAGGTAGTACACTCTGCAATATCCATAAGCAGGTTAAGGTTAGATAACCATATTTTTCAAATCTTCTCGTAGAGGTATAAACATCTTTAGTTTTAAAGAAAAAGAACTCCCCGTATTTTTTCATATCTCTTATAAATTTTAAATCTTCTGAATAATGTAATTCCTCATCATAGTCCACTTCCCTAGAAAAATTAGTCTTTGCAATTTGGATGGAATATGAGGTATTTGAAACAGAATGACAAACATCATAAATTTTAAACCACAGCTTTGAATAAAAAGAATCACTGTCCCAGGGTAAAATCGAACAAGTTCCCACTGTAAAATCTTTATTTTCATTTTTATTTAGATAATTATTCAACTCCCTTAAGAAAGGTGGTTCAATTATACTGTCTGCATCCAAAAAGATGGTCCAATCAGATCTCTCACTGACCAGGTTCTTCCCTAAATTTTTAGCTATAGAAACTCCTGTTTCACTTTGATAAACTTTTAAGTTAGAAATATATTCTTTGCATTTCAATGCTATTTTATATGTCCTGTCACAGGATCCATTTTCAATCAAAATAATTTCAAAGTCTTCTGTAGAATAGTTCAATTTAGATAAATTTCTCATTGTATCTTCTAGAAATGCCTCCTCATTATGAGCCGGGATTACAATGGAAAAGAAATTTTTCTTTATATAGGGGTCTATACTCCTCCTTATCGTTCTTAAAGAATCAACAGTTTTCTTATTATTTATAATTTTTTTAGTCTTAACAATTTTATTGACCAGAGTATTTAAATTAATTTTTTTATTACTGTTTTCTATAACAAAATGATCATTAAGTTTATTAGAACGGGCTAAATATTCCTGTTCTTCCTGGTTGGGTGTAGGAAATAAGATTGCATTTTTTTCTAACTCTGCCAAATCCATAATAGTCGTATAGCCACTTCTAGACACAATAACTTTTGACCTATTGAAAAGTTCATTTCTCAATTTCCCTGTAACCGATGGATATATCTTAATATTAAACTCATCCATCTCCTTAATTTCATTGGAAGTCATGTCCCCTAAAATAAACACTTTTTTCCCGCCTAATAATTTTGATTCCTCTATGAGGTTTGAAATAAAACTATTTTTATTGTCCCTTAAATAACCGCTGATAATAAATAAATAATCTATATCACATTTTAAATTATCCTTTTTATATGAGGATAATATCCCGATAAATTCATGATTTAGATTTTTTAAAGATCTTGTATGGGATAATTCACCTGCGAGAGAGTCTTTTTCTTGAAAAAAATCCGGGATGAATAACTTATCAAATTTTTTGATATAACGATAATTAATCCAATCTACTAATGACTGAAGAAATGATAAATATTTTGGTAAAATCAATGAAATTTGATGGGATAATAAAAAGGATGGAATTTTCTTGGAATTAAATCCATATCGTCCATCAGAAAATATAAAATCATATTCACCCTCTATTGTTTTGACATAAGCGGCCTCTTTCTTTATAAGGAAATTAGTTTTAATAAAATCTATAATCAAATTAAAATAAACCGCTATCCCCTTTCCCCTGCCAAATTTTGGATAATCCTCCATAGAGATAAACTCAATATTATTCTCCTCAGAAAACTCTGCTTCTAAAAAATTAAGGGCATTGCCGTATGAAACTATTGTAATAAAGTTATCCTCCTTTAAATCATTGATTATAGACAAAGTTCTAGTTGCATGACCCAATCCTAAAGAACTTATGGTAAATAATATTTTTTTCATTTAATTCTCCTTTTAGTAATTATTTTTATATGAAATTATTATAGAAATGAAATATTATATAAAAATTATACATTTCTTATAAATGTCTTATAATTAAATTTTATCCATGTCATCTAAACTAAAGTTTTCGCTATTTCAATTAATTCTGACGGGGCTTTTATCAGGTAATTTGGATTATACTCCCTTAAATGAGATATTGTATTAAACCCCCATCCCACTGAAACAATGTCTACCCCTGCCTTTTTACAGGCATCTATATCCCGTGATTCATCTCCCACGTAGATAATGTCATTTAATTTTTCTGATTTCATTATTTTTTTAATAGCCCTGTCCTTACCCAAAGGATTTTTTTCTGCATAGACAAATTCAAATAAATAATCTATTTCATAGTGCTTTAAAAAAGATTTAACATTTTTTTTATTGTTTGAAGTCAAAACCCCCATCTTATAACCCATTTTATGAAGTTTATCTAAAGACAATTTTATATCATCTATAAGCTGGATTTCATCCATTCTTTTAGCCATTTTCCTCTTCAAATGAAACAACAATATTGGTAGTTTAAAAAAACTAATATTGTGCTCCTTCAATAATTTATGAAAATTGGTCCCCTTTAAAATTTCCATGTTTTTCTCCTCTATTTTTTTACATCTGAATTTAGGTGCTATTTGTTTATTATATATATCTACCCCCATCTGTAATGAATCAGCTAGTGTCCCATCAAAATCAAAAATAAATGTAGTTTTTTTCATAGTTCTCCTCCTCTAATATCTATCTTTAAAATTTTATATTTTTACGATTTATATTTATTTATGGTAATTATAAATATAGAAGGTTATAGAATAGTTAAGCATTTCTTATAAATTTCTTATAATTATTACTCCTCTTTACAGCAAAATTTTGAAATTAATTTTATTCTTACTTCTAAGAAACTTGTAAGATTTCTCCAAGAAATAGATAAGTTATCTAAAGTATTATATTAGTAGATTCAGGGAGACACAGCTTTAAAGCTCTACATCAAAAAAATAATAGGAGATGGTTTAGATGAAAAAAGAGATGAATGAGATAAAAAAACAATGGGAGATGATTAGAATGAAAAAACAATTTAAAATTGGATTAGCTAGTTTAGGAATATTATTACTATCTACAGGAGCATTAGCAAATGAT includes these proteins:
- a CDS encoding pyrimidine/purine nucleoside phosphorylase; translation: MFNTNEYFDGKVKSLSFENSEGPATIGVMAPGEYKFGTSKKEYMTVTCGKMTVKLPGNENWEEVEAGNTFEVEADSSFLVKVEDEISYLCLYR
- the proC gene encoding pyrroline-5-carboxylate reductase; protein product: MKKIGFIGCGNMSQAMIGGVVNAEIFQGKNILVSDLNKKSLESVADKYGVTTTTDNLEVAKGSDILVLAVKPNLYDLVISQIKDTVKNDVIIVTIAAGKSIESTETAFGKNIKVVRVMPNTPALVGEGMSSMVPNKLTGTQELEEIIRVFESFGSTEIVEEKLMDVVTSVSGSAPAYVYMFIEAMADGAVLDGMPRDKAYKMAAQTVLGAAKMVMETGMHPGQLKDMVCSPGGTTIEAVTTLEKKGLRDAVITAMRSCTEKSKKMSK
- a CDS encoding glycyl radical protein — its product is MMTERIKKLRKQSVEAVPRISMERAIIVDEVYKKHEGSVSTPVLRALVLKELMSKKELCINEGELIVGERGEKPAVTPTYPELCCHTIDDFEVMNQREKISFKVSEEAKDIQREQIIPHWEKRSMRHSILNNVTDEWNSCYQAGIFTEFMEQRGPGHTVADGKIYTKGFLDFKVDIQKAIDSLDFHTDEKALDRKHQLEGMSIACDAVMILGERYSKLAREMAEKESDPARKEELLDISKRCSRVPAHAPETFEEAIQMYWFIHLCVISELNPWDSFSPGRLDQHLNSFYTKGVDEGTMDPEKAKELLQCLWIKFNNQPAPPKVGITLKESGTYTDFANLNTGGVQPDGSDGVNEVSYIILQVMDELKLLQPSSNVHISKKTPQAFLKKSLEVVRKGWGQPALYNTDAVIQEMLIAGKTIEDARCGGNSGCIETGAFGKEAYILTGYMNLPKILEITLHNGIDPQSGKKLGIETGNPETFSTYEELFEAYKKQLKHFIDIKVKGNRIIERLYATRMPVPFLSVIIDDCITKGKDYNAGGARYNTSYIQGVGIGNIADMMTSIKYNVFDKERMSMKELLEAAKDNFEGHEEIFHLVVNKTPKYGNDDDYADDIMQEIFYAYYNEVNGRPNCNGGQHRINMLPTTCHVYFGAVIGATPDGRKANKPLADGISPSKGVDRVGPTGVIKSASKMNHLITGGTLLNQKFTPSMVEGEQGIDNLAHLVRSYFKLDGHHIQFNIISRDILLKAQENPEEYKDLIVRVAGFSDFFWNLDKALQDEIIERTEQEF
- a CDS encoding glycyl-radical enzyme activating protein, translating into MKGTIVNVQRYSVHDGPGIRTTIFFKGCPLKCWWCHNPENISLKEEIMSCKDKCTNCGRCIKICREEAIKLKDGNPFVELEKCKSCGRCAEFCISEAKEHVGKEVHVNELMVHIKKDIPFYEESGGGVTFSGGEPLMQGEFLNEVLKRCKNFNINTTLDTCGYSDWEKIEKIHDKVDLFLYDLKIFDDEKHIKYTGVSNKLILENLKKLSSLGKNIYVRMPIIKGINDDSEHVDNCVKFLSKLNILQVNLLPYHKLGMDKYEKLDKEYKLTGEEKPSDNEMKKIAEKFKTAGIKVKVGG
- a CDS encoding XRE family transcriptional regulator → MGENIGEKIKELRINKGMTLRALGETVDLSAGFLSQLERGLTTISVDVLQRISVELGVELTYFFREVEVKNEKKVVMRGYEKEVYELVNSQFVHYHLSNNLTDKDMVPRMIDILPKEKQERLKGYSHDGEEFIYVLEGILTLVMDDREETLFPGDSAHYSSDSLHNWGNNTSKKTRIIAVGTPNGYKK
- a CDS encoding DedA family protein translates to MNITEVDKFIEILLRYQGIAYLILFMGSMIETIIGLSFLFFGEIFFLAGSILASTGRLDIGKVIVVLYLGGIIGDNISYFIGRKYGMKLYETFSQYRFFKKFINKKNYDRGVTYFMKTGPVSVFLARFMGPVSWITPFISGVYAMDYKKFFIYNFFGVILGIGQFIVAGYFGGKYINLFL
- a CDS encoding glycosyltransferase, whose amino-acid sequence is MKKILFTISSLGLGHATRTLSIINDLKEDNFITIVSYGNALNFLEAEFSEENNIEFISMEDYPKFGRGKGIAVYFNLIIDFIKTNFLIKKEAAYVKTIEGEYDFIFSDGRYGFNSKKIPSFLLSHQISLILPKYLSFLQSLVDWINYRYIKKFDKLFIPDFFQEKDSLAGELSHTRSLKNLNHEFIGILSSYKKDNLKCDIDYLFIISGYLRDNKNSFISNLIEESKLLGGKKVFILGDMTSNEIKEMDEFNIKIYPSVTGKLRNELFNRSKVIVSRSGYTTIMDLAELEKNAILFPTPNQEEQEYLARSNKLNDHFVIENSNKKINLNTLVNKIVKTKKIINNKKTVDSLRTIRRSIDPYIKKNFFSIVIPAHNEEAFLEDTMRNLSKLNYSTEDFEIILIENGSCDRTYKIALKCKEYISNLKVYQSETGVSIAKNLGKNLVSERSDWTIFLDADSIIEPPFLRELNNYLNKNENKDFTVGTCSILPWDSDSFYSKLWFKIYDVCHSVSNTSYSIQIAKTNFSREVDYDEELHYSEDLKFIRDMKKYGEFFFFKTKDVYTSTRRFEKYGYLTLTCLWILQSVLPKKIKRNKKYKVVRNL
- a CDS encoding HAD-IA family hydrolase yields the protein MKKTTFIFDFDGTLADSLQMGVDIYNKQIAPKFRCKKIEEKNMEILKGTNFHKLLKEHNISFFKLPILLFHLKRKMAKRMDEIQLIDDIKLSLDKLHKMGYKMGVLTSNNKKNVKSFLKHYEIDYLFEFVYAEKNPLGKDRAIKKIMKSEKLNDIIYVGDESRDIDACKKAGVDIVSVGWGFNTISHLREYNPNYLIKAPSELIEIAKTLV